CTCGGGTTTCCTATTGAGATAGACTGGTCCTGGTTCGTGGTGTTCTTCCTTGTCGCCTGGGCCATCCGGGACGGGCTGCTTTTGCAGCTGGTGCCGGATACCGCCAGCCCGGCGGTGCTTGCGCTGGCCGGGGTGGCTGGCGGTCTGCTTTTCTTTGCCAGCCTGCTGGGCCACGAGCTGGCGCATTGCTGGGTGGCTCGCCGCCGGGGAATCCCCATCGCGGGCATCACCCTGTTTATTTTCGGCGGGGTCGCCCGGATGAAGATGGAGCCGGAACGTCCTTCCGATGAACTGCGCATGGCTCTGGCCGGGCCGGCCTTCAGCATCGCGGCGGCCATCTTTTTCTGGCTGGTGTGGGGAGCCCGGATCCTTCCCCCTCTGTGGAGTGAGCTGGCCCGTTATCTGGCGATCGCGAACATCGTGGTAGCTCTTTTCAACCTGGTGCCCGCCTTTCCCAGCGATGGGGGGCGGGCTCTCAGAGCCATCCTCTGGATGTGGACGGGCAGTCTGCAGAAAGCCACCCGGATTGCGGCCTGGCTGGGTCAGGCAGCGGGATGGGGTCTGGTCTTCCTGGGTGTTTGCCGCTTCCTGATGGGAGACTGGGGCGGCATCTGGTATGTTTTTCTGGGGCTGTTCCTGCAGAATGCGGCGCAGGTCGCCCTGCATCAGACCCAGTGGCGCCGGGCCATGCGCGGCCTTACCGTGCGCGACCTGATGGACCGGTCTCCGGTGCTCCTGCCCCCCGGCGTGAATATCCGGGAGGCCGTGCACGAGTACTTCTTGCGCCAGCCTAGCGAAGTGCTGCCGGTGGTGGAGGAAGGCCGGGTTCTGGGGGTGGTCAGTGTGGCTTCGCTTCGCGCTGTTCCCGAAGAGCGATGGGACGACACGCCCGTAGCCGCCCTTATGGCGGCTGTTCAGCCCGAACTCTATGTCTCCCCCTCACAGGACGCATGGGAAGCTCTTTCCGGCGTCAGGCGTCCTGCGAATGTGCCTCTCCTCGTGGTCGAGGATGGCGTGCTGGTAGGCACCATCTCGCAGGAGACGCTGGCGCGGCAGCTGCAGCTTCGCATGCGCATCGAAGCGTAGGCTGTCGGCCCGCCCCCACGGGCGGACCGGCCGGTCACTCCGCGGAGCGGGATGTCACCTTCATGATCTGGTCCGCGCGGCGCAGCGTGGCCAGTGCCGCCCGCCTTCGCTGCAGGGCCTGTTCCACCTTCATGGCCAGCAGGTCGTAGACGTCCACGCCGGGGATGTTCTTTTCCACGTAGTCGAACGCGCCGAGCTTCATGCATTCCACGGCGTTCGCCACATTGCCATACGCGGTCAGCACAATCACTTCGGTGAAGATGTCGCGTCCGACGGCGGACTTCAGCACTTCCACTCCGCCCTGTTCGCTGTTCATCACCATGTCGGTGACCACAATGTCATAGGACGGCTCGCTGGCCTGGATCTTGGCCGCCGCGTCCGCTTCGTTCTCGGCCTCGTCCACCGTGTGCCCTTCCCGCTCCAACCTGCGCCGTACCGCCGTGCGCACGGCCTCTTCGTCATCCACCACAAGGATTCGCAATGGTTGTCAGTCTCCTGTCTGCTCCCTTCGCTCCGCCTTCGTCTCCGCGGCCTCTGGCGCGTCCGTGATGGCGGGCAAGATGATCTCGAACCGTGCTCCCTCGCCCTCTTCGCCCGTTTCGCGGATGGTGCCCCGGTGAGCGTCTATTATGCCCTTGACGATCGAAAGCCCGAGCCCCATCCCCTTGGACCGCGTGGAGAAGAAGGGACGGAAGATCAGCTTTTTATTCTCCTCTGGGATGCCCGGTCCCCTGTCTTCGAAAACGATGCGGATGCGGTCTCTGTCGGCGTCAACGGGCTCAGTGGAGACACGCAGCACTCCGCCCTCCTGCTGGAAGTTGATGCTGTTCTCCACCAGCTCTGAAAAGCATCTGCGCAGCTTCGATGCGTCGGCCTCCACCAGAGGAAGATCTGGATGCAGATCCAGCTCAAGCCGCACACCACTGTTGCGTGGGAAGGATTCCCGCACCGCCTCTTCCAGCAACTCGTTCAGAGAGACCGGGTTCGTGTTCAGCTTGGTTGCCACCACGAACTCCCGGAACTCCGCCAGGATCTCCTCCAGCCGGAAGATCCCCTTCTCCAGGCTTTCGATGACCGGCGCCAGCTTTTCCGCCGAGCACTCCTGGCGGCTGAGATGGCGCAACTCGTTCAGGTCGCCTTTGATGGCGAAGACCCTGTTCCCGATCATATGCGCCGAGCGCGCGCTCATCTCGCCCCAGGCGGCCATCCTCTCCGCGGCGATGACCCGCTTCACCAGCTCGAAGCTGTCCAGCACGGCGCCCAGAATGCTCGCCGTGGCGACGATGAAATCTTCATCATCCTGCGTGAAATCGTTCGGAACCCAGGCGTATTCGCTGCGCCTGCGCAGCACCCTGAAGACCCCAAGCACCCGGTCATATCCCACGATGGGTACCGCAATCAGGCCGCCCACCGTCTCGGGAGCAAGCTCCTCGTGCAGTCCCCTCCAGCGCGGGTCGTTCCGAGGATCCCTGGTGCGCACAGGCTTGCCGTTCTGGGCCACCCAGCCCGTGATGCCCTCTCCCACGCGGTAGCGCGCCTGATGCACCTGCTCTCCCAGCCGTCCGCGCGACGCCTCCAGCACCAGCACGTTCTCTTCCGGGTTCAGCAGGAAGATGCTGCAGTCCTGAAAGCTGAGGGCGCTGGCCACCAGGTCCATCACCTTGCGGAAAACGTCCGCCGATCTTGAAAACCGGGCAAGCTCCCTGCCCAGCGACACCAGGGCGGCCTGGCGCTTCTCCTGCTGGTCCGCCAGGATGCGCAGGGCCACCAGGTTGGCTACCGCCAGCAGGAACTCCTCGTGCTGCTCGGAGAAGGCGTCCGGCCGCGTGCTCTCCATATTGATGACGCCCTCCACCCGCCCGTAAGCGTTCACCACTGGGACGGCCACCTCGCTCTTCACATCATCGAAATGGCTGATGTAGTAGGGATCGGTCGTGACGTCGCCGGTGCGGTATGGCCGGCCGGTGGCGGCCACGTGGCTGGTGATGCCCTTGCCGGTCTTCTGAGAGACCTTCAAGCGCAATGCGGTATTCTGTTCATTCCACCCCTTGCCCGCTGTGAATCGGACGGCCAGCTCTCCGTGCTCGAAATCCGCCAGGGCGATGAACGCCCGGTCGGCCTCCACGGCCTTCATCGCCTCCACCAGGATGGCGTCCAGAATGTCGTTCAGGCTTCTGTCGTGCGACAGCAGCAGGCGTGAGATGCAGCTAAAGACACCAGTGCTCTCAACGGGGCAGACGTGATTCTCCCGGCCTGCGGATTGTGCTTCAGACATCTGCTATCTCTTGACTCCCGGTTCAAATCTGTTCAGCGTGATGGAAACGCTTCTTGCCCCGTTTTTCTGAGTGATCAAGACGGATTCTACCGAGCCATCCGGCTCCCGGCGGGAGGCTATAACCGCCGCCCGGATGCCCGCCACGGAGGCAGACACGGCCCGTCGGCCCAGCTTCTTCTCATACCAGCTCCGCACCTGCGGAAAAGGATCCGATGTGCGGTAGCGGATGCTGTAGGAACATCCTTGCCGGTCCTGCTCGTGCATCATTTTGCCGGATCCTTCCACTTCATGGGCGCCAGGGTAGACGGGGGTTTTCACGCGCACGGCGACGTCGGCGGGGCAAATCTGCACGGCCGTGTCCGCACCCATTCCCTCCACCCGAACCCGGGCTGTATCCGCGCCGGTTCCAACCTGATCTGGAGGTTCATCGGTTCCGGCGCAGCCCGCTGCCGAGAGAACCGCCAGCATCGTGATGATGAACGTGGCTGCCCGTGCGGACGACAAGCGCTTACTCCTTCTGCTTCTTCGGCGGCAGCGTCAGCTTCATAAGAGCGCAGCGCGTTTCCCCCTTGATGGACGCCACTGTCACGGAGACCCCTCCCCCGGTCGAGCCATCCTGAAGGATGAGCCTGTGGACCCTGTTCCCTTCGATCTCGCGCTCATCTTCCCGGGCGCCTGGAAGTTCTTTCCGGTAGAACTCCAGCACTTTCGAGGGAGAATCCTCGCTGATCAGCACGACCACCGCGCGGGAGATAGCCGGGTTCTTTTTGTCGGTTTCCGTGGCTCCGCCTTCCACCTTCGCGCCTGGATAGAGGGGCAGCGCCACGCGCTTCAACGCCGCCTCTGCATTGCGGTCCACCTTGAACGGGATATCCTCGGCCTTGGGGCGCGGAGGGGTCTTCGCCCGCGAGAGCACCACCTGCACGCGGGAATCCGTCTCGATGACCTGAGCCATCTGAAGTTCGCCGGTCTTTTTGTCCGGCAGCTCCATCACGGCCTGGCGTTTGCCTTCGCGCTTTGTCTCTTCCGTGTGTGCGCCAGGCATCTTCTGCCGGTAGTAGCCCACCACTTTGTCGAAGGAATCTGCCGTGCTGATGCGCACGATGGATGCCTTGAACGTTCCCGGCTTCGCGCCCGGAGGGCCGCCGAGGATCGCCCCCTCCTCCGTTTTCGCGCCCGGATAAAGCGGGAGGCGCACCTGCTTCAGGGCCTTGCCTGTGTCGCGTTCGATGGGGATGCCTGCCGGTCCGGGACCTGCGGGTCCCGGTGGAGCACCCGGCTGTCCTGGTCCCGGTCTGCCGACGGGCGGAGACCCGGCGGGCGGCTTTTGGGCTTCCGCCGCCGGGTTGGCCCCTGGCTGCACGAAGGGGTTACCTCCGTCTTTCCCTTTGGCCGGGTCGGCCAGCGGCTCCTTGGGGGTCGCCGGCAAATGGGTATCCTCTCCTGTGAGCAGGGAGGACACGCTCGGCGGAGGCGGAGCCGAATCTTTTTCTTTCTTCCCGTCCGTGCGTGAACAGCCTGCAGCCAGCCCTGCCGCGACGGCGAGCGCGCAAATGGCAGCGATGATCTTGAGCTTCTTCAATGTTGGAGACTCCCGCGACCGACGCAGCGCATTGCCAGAGGATTGTGCCGCGGCGCCGGCCATTCTGCACACTATACCTCAATCCCTGGCTCCTGCGTTTCCGGGGATACCCGGTGCCCGTTGTGGTCTCAAGGCGCGCACGTGGACCGTCGTCGAGCCAAAGTTTTCAGTAACGGATGCAAAGGATATGCATTAGCTTGCACACTGGTATTGTGCTGGCGGGAAAGTTGTGTTATTCTGCATATTGAGTTCCATAAGCTTATTGTCCGCAGTGACCAGAATGCTTCCCGGGGTGGATTCGAGCGGCCTGGTTGCCACGGGAGCCTGGGTGGAACTCGCGAATGAAAGGAGAAGTTCGAGATCTCATGAGAAAACTCGTACTTGTCGCGGCGGGACTTTGCCTGCTGGGAGCGGGTGCGTCGTCCTTGCAAGCGAGCACCGTCATTGTAACCTCGCCGGTAGGCGTTTACACGGAGCCGGGGCCGACCAGCTCGGGCGACCCCTTCGCCTTCGAGCAGTGGTTGCGGATCAATGTGCGCAACGGCGGCAGCGTGGGCATCACAGGGACGTATCCCCGTTCCGGAAACGGCTCCATGTGGCTGTCGGGACCGGCGAATGCCAAGGCGGACGCTGAATACTACTTCAACCTTAACGCTTCCTACTTGCTGTCGGACGTTAGTGCTTTCAGCTACGACTGGTATCGCAGCTCATCCAGCACAGCACTCGCCCACCTTCATCCTGCCCTCAGGCTGTTCGTTGACAGGGACGGCAACCTTCTCACTTCGAATGATCGTGGCTACCTGGTCTACGAGCGGGCCTACAACCCCAATACCTCCCCTGTCCCGACCGACCAGTGGGTCACGGACGATGCAATCAATGCCAAGCTGTGGTCTACGGGGGGGGCTGCCGGATCCATTCTCCGTCTATAACCGTACCCTGAGTGACTGGGTCAATCTTATGCCAAGTGCCCGGGTGTTGGGCATCAGTGCCGGAATCGGATCCGGATGGACCGGAACATTCGATGGCGCGGTGGACAATATCACCATCGGATTCGGAAGCTCGGTAACCACTTACAACTTCGAGCTGGCTGCCGCTCCCGTCCCTGAGCCGGTCTTCTTCCAGATGGGCGCGCTGATGGGCCTGAGCGGACTGGGCCTGCTCCGCCTGCGCCGGAGGGCGTAAGTCGGGCATTTCGGCTCTTTCATAAGTGATCTCCTTAGGGCCGCCCTTTCAGGGCGGCCCGTTCTGCTGCGGCAGGGTAACCGGAAAACCGTCGGACAGGCTGGCCTGACGCTCCCTGTGCCGTCCGGCGTCAGGCGGACAATGCGAAGACCGGTCGATCGGCCGCCGCGGTCTCGCTAAGCGCGCCCTCTGCGCGCCACTTGAGCGCCACGGCGCGCAGAAGGAGTTGCCGTTCGACGGCGCGAACTTTCCACCCGGAACGGCGCATCCCGGCTCCGGGATGCCCGGCGCAGGAGGTGGCCGATGGCAACACCGGCTGAGGCCGGACAGCAATCTGGTCGGCTTGAGTCGCTAGATATCTTCCGAGGAGCGACCAT
The sequence above is drawn from the Armatimonadota bacterium genome and encodes:
- a CDS encoding peptidase M50, with product MSVRLGRILGFPIEIDWSWFVVFFLVAWAIRDGLLLQLVPDTASPAVLALAGVAGGLLFFASLLGHELAHCWVARRRGIPIAGITLFIFGGVARMKMEPERPSDELRMALAGPAFSIAAAIFFWLVWGARILPPLWSELARYLAIANIVVALFNLVPAFPSDGGRALRAILWMWTGSLQKATRIAAWLGQAAGWGLVFLGVCRFLMGDWGGIWYVFLGLFLQNAAQVALHQTQWRRAMRGLTVRDLMDRSPVLLPPGVNIREAVHEYFLRQPSEVLPVVEEGRVLGVVSVASLRAVPEERWDDTPVAALMAAVQPELYVSPSQDAWEALSGVRRPANVPLLVVEDGVLVGTISQETLARQLQLRMRIEA
- a CDS encoding hypothetical protein (possible pseudo, frameshifted), which produces MRKLVLVAAGLCLLGAGASSLQASTVIVTSPVGVYTEPGPTSSGDPFAFEQWLRINVRNGGSVGITGTYPRSGNGSMWLSGPANAKADAEYYFNLNASYLLSDVSAFSYDWYRSSSSTALAHLHPALRLFVDRDGNLLTSNDRGYLVYERAYNPNTSPVPTDQWVTDDAINAKLWSTGGAAGSILRL